The Hymenobacter sp. DG01 sequence TGATGTTGCAATGGCAGCTCAACGTCAGCACGCGAGATGTCTCGACAAGCTCGACATGACGTTCTATTATCCTACCTCAGCTCCTGGCGGGCTTGCTCGGCTTCCTCCGGCGTGTTCACGTTGCGTAGCTCCTGGGGCGCGGGTGGGGGTAGCAGCTCGATGTCGGAGTTGATGAGGGACTTGCGGGGGCAGCTGTAGCCCAGGCTCAGGAAGCGCAGGAGGGTAGCGTAGCTGCCGGGCTCCCAGATGGTGATGAGCGGCTCGGGCCACTCGTTTTCGGGGCTTTGGAAGGCTGTGGCCATGCGGGCCGGCTGGCGATGCGCTACTAGGTGGCCTAGCGTGCTTTCGGAGAGGAAGGGCAGGTCGCAGGCCACTACCAGCCAGGCAGCGTTGGGGTCGAGGCGGAAAGCGGAAAGCAGGCCGCTGAGCGGGCCCAGGTCGGTGAAGGTATCGGGCAGGGGGCGCAGGCCGGCGTACTCCAGCTCCATCACCTGGTCGGGGCGGCAGGAAACGTGCACATCCTGGCAGAATTGGGCCAGCAACTCGGCGGCGTGGGCGCGCTGCTCCCGGCCTTCGTGGTAGCTGAGCTTGCCTTTGTCCTGGCCCATGCGCTGGCTGCGGCCGCCCGCCAACACGAGGCCCCGCAAGGGCGGCGCGGCGGCGTGCCACTCCCGCAGAATCAAGTCGGCCAGGGCTTCCGTGTCGTGGA is a genomic window containing:
- a CDS encoding NTP transferase domain-containing protein; this encodes MPDNQPSATPAPRTKHAQLARPDLGEFGRHELAILGAPCGKIKELTARLLPLLSTSLRVAYVDADHAAGDDAAQGGSGGQDAVLQAGAAAELTDKITFTRLDVKRSIDKFSQQEWLQHQSLVLVNGNHFRARQQLVILDPAKPVEKKLDRLTDVRALLLPEGVTEVPAYLLAHLAEANVPVLPLHDTEALADLILREWHAAAPPLRGLVLAGGRSQRMGQDKGKLSYHEGREQRAHAAELLAQFCQDVHVSCRPDQVMELEYAGLRPLPDTFTDLGPLSGLLSAFRLDPNAAWLVVACDLPFLSESTLGHLVAHRQPARMATAFQSPENEWPEPLITIWEPGSYATLLRFLSLGYSCPRKSLINSDIELLPPPAPQELRNVNTPEEAEQARQELR